A section of the Rhodothermus profundi genome encodes:
- the ccsA gene encoding cytochrome c biogenesis protein CcsA yields MIGVLGHLAVLSAFVACVLAGLAYWQAARQRDAFDWIRLARGSWHVMFGATVVASGALLYLILTHQFQYAYVYQYSSRDLPLHYLISSFWAGQEGSFLLWILYTGLLGFGMMRWSGRFEAPAMAVIALSQAFLLSMVIGVKLGPLTIGSSPFQLLVERFPDAPIFRQNPGFVPADGNGLNDLLLNPWMTAHPPTLFVGFAAMAAPFALAIAALWQRRYREWIRVAMPWMLFAVLALGAGILLGGYWAYETLSFGGYWAWDPVENSSLVPWITGVAALHAMLIQRRSGRAYRMALVLTLVSYVLVIYSTFLTRSGILGDLSVHSFVDLGLHNQLLVWIASMILLGGILLVARYRELPAPADEPPALSREAWIFIGALLLTITALVILVGTSAPILGKLFRDNPASVATSFYNQWTLPLAVVFTFLMGAAQLIWWHKMEVDMAHRLLWRPLALSVGATLAVLLGTPFVEHTVRPLMPSADSPMAQADLLGGLTQLWQAYGYSLLLLLLVFASFFAFFGNLQVLWRIGRGNPRLAGGALSHVGLAIMLLGVVASSGFSLPLPHRGVPPAFRDEERTNFVLVRDEPRRVGGYEVRYEGRGLTPEGHTFYRLSFTAPDGRTFTLKPVAYQNRREEWILHPDIKLSLWKDLFVAVSPAEMFEQDSTFSEKGGELVLARGDSVVLGRQEFALRFVGFDTQVDPSLLPDSTTIAVAAVLHVTNLQTQETRILRPVYLVRADRSVQYIQTRVRDWNLAITFTSMNVSSGEITLAIEGVDVMPDDWIVVQAYEKPLINLVWLGFLLMSGGIGLALMRRARELRPVLRR; encoded by the coding sequence ATGATAGGCGTTTTAGGTCACCTGGCCGTGCTGTCGGCCTTCGTGGCGTGCGTGTTAGCAGGACTTGCGTACTGGCAGGCCGCCCGGCAGCGCGATGCGTTTGATTGGATCCGCCTGGCACGGGGAAGCTGGCATGTGATGTTTGGCGCCACGGTGGTGGCCTCCGGAGCGTTGCTTTATTTGATCCTCACGCACCAGTTTCAGTACGCGTATGTTTATCAGTACTCGTCGCGCGACCTTCCCCTGCATTACTTGATCTCCTCATTCTGGGCCGGCCAGGAAGGTTCCTTCCTGCTGTGGATTCTTTACACCGGTCTTCTTGGATTTGGCATGATGCGCTGGTCGGGCCGTTTTGAAGCCCCAGCAATGGCTGTGATCGCCCTGAGCCAGGCCTTTCTGCTGTCAATGGTGATCGGAGTGAAGCTTGGTCCTCTGACTATTGGCTCGTCTCCGTTTCAGTTGCTGGTTGAGCGCTTTCCTGACGCTCCTATTTTCCGCCAGAATCCGGGCTTTGTACCGGCCGACGGCAATGGTCTCAACGATCTGTTGTTAAACCCCTGGATGACGGCTCATCCGCCTACGTTATTCGTAGGGTTTGCCGCCATGGCAGCGCCTTTTGCCCTGGCTATTGCCGCGCTCTGGCAGCGTCGCTATCGAGAATGGATCCGGGTAGCCATGCCCTGGATGCTGTTTGCGGTGCTGGCCCTGGGAGCGGGTATTCTGCTGGGCGGCTACTGGGCCTACGAAACGCTTTCTTTTGGGGGATACTGGGCCTGGGATCCCGTAGAAAATTCCTCGCTGGTCCCCTGGATTACCGGAGTAGCTGCCTTGCACGCCATGCTGATCCAGCGGCGTAGTGGGCGAGCTTACCGCATGGCGCTTGTGCTGACCCTAGTCAGTTATGTGCTGGTCATCTATTCGACGTTCCTGACGCGCAGCGGCATTCTGGGCGATCTGTCGGTCCATTCGTTCGTTGATCTGGGGCTGCATAATCAACTGCTCGTCTGGATTGCGTCCATGATCTTACTGGGCGGCATCCTCCTTGTCGCGCGGTACCGTGAGCTGCCAGCCCCTGCCGATGAGCCACCCGCCCTTTCGCGCGAGGCCTGGATTTTCATCGGGGCGTTGCTCCTGACCATCACGGCCCTGGTCATTCTGGTCGGCACCAGTGCCCCTATTTTAGGTAAGCTTTTCCGCGACAATCCGGCCAGTGTGGCCACTTCGTTTTACAACCAGTGGACGCTCCCCCTAGCAGTCGTCTTCACTTTCTTAATGGGTGCCGCGCAGCTCATCTGGTGGCACAAGATGGAAGTGGACATGGCGCACCGGTTGCTCTGGCGACCGCTGGCCCTTTCGGTGGGGGCGACGTTAGCGGTGCTGTTAGGGACGCCCTTCGTCGAGCATACCGTACGGCCGCTCATGCCCTCTGCAGATAGCCCCATGGCTCAGGCTGACCTGCTGGGCGGCCTCACGCAACTCTGGCAGGCCTACGGCTACAGCCTGCTGCTGCTTTTGCTCGTTTTTGCTTCGTTTTTTGCCTTTTTTGGCAATTTGCAGGTGCTCTGGCGCATTGGACGGGGCAATCCACGTCTGGCTGGCGGAGCCCTCTCTCATGTCGGCCTGGCTATCATGCTGCTGGGCGTTGTCGCTTCGAGTGGTTTTAGCCTCCCTCTGCCCCATCGGGGCGTACCGCCGGCTTTCCGCGACGAGGAGCGCACCAACTTTGTGCTGGTGCGCGATGAACCTCGACGTGTAGGTGGGTACGAGGTGCGTTACGAAGGCCGCGGCCTCACGCCCGAGGGCCATACCTTCTACCGCCTATCGTTCACGGCTCCCGACGGCCGCACCTTCACGCTGAAGCCGGTTGCTTATCAGAACCGCCGCGAAGAATGGATCCTGCATCCCGACATCAAGCTATCGCTCTGGAAAGACCTGTTTGTAGCCGTTTCCCCTGCGGAAATGTTCGAGCAGGATTCCACCTTCTCTGAAAAAGGCGGTGAGCTGGTGCTGGCCCGAGGCGATTCGGTGGTGCTGGGTCGCCAGGAATTCGCGTTGCGTTTCGTGGGCTTCGACACGCAGGTTGATCCGTCACTGCTGCCCGACAGCACCACTATTGCTGTAGCAGCTGTCTTGCACGTGACGAACTTGCAGACGCAGGAAACACGCATCCTGCGGCCTGTCTACTTAGTACGGGCCGATCGCTCCGTGCAATACATCCAGACGCGCGTGCGCGACTGGAATCTGGCGATCACGTTCACCAGCATGAACGTCAGTTCTGGAGAGATCACCCTGGCCATTGAAGGCGTGGACGTGATGCCTGACGACTGGATCGTCGTGCAGGCCTACGAAAAGCCGCTGATCAACCTGGTATGGCTGGGCTTTTTACTCATGAGCGGCGGGATTGGGCTCGCGCTCATGCGTCGCGCCCGTGAACTGCGCCCTGTGCTGCGCCGCTAA
- a CDS encoding TolB family protein gives MLSVRDIFLISLLIVPACTPNSFQPADAYDPATDSLRFPGEVHLRNIRPLTFGGNNAEAYWSYDDRYLVFQSDWAAINSQGCDQIFLMRADGQPLADGQRYRLLSTGRGRTTCAYFLPDGRVIYASTHAAGPECPPVQRTAEGRYVWPVYDTYDIYITDTTGAEPKLLIGGPGYDAEATVSPDGRYVVFTSSRSGDLELWRYDLHTGELLQLTHELGYDGGAFFSPDGSKIVWRASRPTGEAAERYQRLLAQGLVEPSDMDLFVANADGSNPRRIIQLPGAQWAPYFHPDGERIIFASNHHTDGGRLFDLFLIRLDGTGLKQITYSGTFDAFPMFSRDGKRLIFASNRNARGEPSHETNIFVADWVEHPEPVDLNFGRK, from the coding sequence ATGCTGTCAGTGCGTGACATTTTTCTGATCAGTCTGCTGATCGTTCCGGCCTGCACACCGAATTCATTCCAGCCAGCGGACGCCTACGATCCAGCAACCGATTCGCTGCGCTTTCCGGGCGAAGTGCACCTGCGCAACATTCGGCCCCTTACCTTCGGCGGCAATAATGCGGAAGCTTACTGGAGCTATGACGATCGCTACCTGGTCTTCCAGAGCGACTGGGCGGCGATCAATTCGCAGGGGTGTGATCAGATTTTTCTGATGCGGGCCGACGGACAACCGCTGGCAGACGGGCAGCGCTACCGGCTGCTTTCAACAGGTCGTGGACGGACCACCTGCGCCTACTTCCTGCCCGACGGGCGTGTTATCTATGCCTCGACGCATGCAGCCGGGCCCGAATGCCCGCCCGTGCAGCGCACCGCGGAAGGCCGCTACGTCTGGCCTGTTTATGACACCTACGACATTTACATCACCGACACCACAGGCGCTGAGCCCAAGCTGCTTATTGGCGGACCTGGTTATGATGCTGAAGCGACCGTCTCGCCGGACGGCCGCTACGTGGTCTTTACCTCCAGTCGATCAGGCGATCTGGAGCTGTGGCGCTATGATTTACACACAGGTGAGCTGCTGCAGCTCACGCATGAGCTGGGCTATGATGGCGGCGCGTTCTTTTCGCCGGATGGCAGCAAGATTGTCTGGCGGGCCAGCCGACCAACCGGTGAGGCAGCCGAACGCTACCAGCGCCTGCTTGCGCAGGGACTGGTGGAGCCCTCTGACATGGACCTGTTCGTGGCCAATGCTGATGGCAGCAATCCGCGTCGCATTATTCAGTTGCCCGGGGCGCAGTGGGCACCCTACTTCCATCCCGATGGGGAGCGGATCATCTTTGCCTCGAACCATCACACGGATGGCGGACGTCTCTTTGACCTGTTTCTCATTCGTCTGGATGGTACGGGGCTGAAGCAGATTACGTATTCCGGGACGTTCGACGCCTTTCCGATGTTTTCGCGCGATGGAAAACGGCTGATTTTTGCCTCCAACCGCAATGCCCGGGGAGAACCCTCGCACGAGACGAACATTTTTGTAGCAGACTGGGTCGAACATCCAGAGCCGGTGGATCTGAACTTTGGGCGAAAATGA
- the trxA gene encoding thioredoxin, with the protein MQGTNAAVYEVVDFQRDVLEASYRIPVLVDFWAPWCGPCQILGPVLERLAQKYAGKWKLVKVNTDEHPELAMQYGVRGIPAVKLFVKGEVVGEFVGALPEYAIEQWLAEVLPDENRARLEQIEQLLEEGKLTEAEPLLRKLLTADPGNNKARVLLARIRVFDDPDEAERLLQNLDLAEAAYLQQIESIRTLIRLLRRKDQAETLPEGPGREPYRQAIEALARKDFDTAVERLIDVLRKDRYYDDDGARKAGVALFTVLGARHPVTQRWRRTFDMWLY; encoded by the coding sequence ATGCAAGGTACGAACGCCGCCGTTTATGAAGTCGTGGATTTTCAGCGAGACGTCCTGGAGGCCAGCTACCGGATACCCGTGCTGGTGGACTTCTGGGCGCCCTGGTGCGGTCCGTGCCAGATTCTGGGGCCTGTGCTAGAACGTCTGGCCCAAAAATACGCCGGCAAATGGAAACTGGTGAAGGTCAATACCGACGAGCATCCCGAGCTGGCCATGCAGTACGGCGTGCGGGGCATTCCGGCGGTTAAGCTGTTTGTAAAGGGAGAAGTGGTTGGCGAGTTCGTCGGGGCCCTGCCCGAATATGCCATCGAGCAGTGGTTGGCGGAGGTGCTCCCGGATGAAAACCGTGCGCGCCTGGAACAAATCGAACAGTTGTTAGAAGAGGGCAAGCTGACCGAAGCTGAACCCCTCCTCCGAAAGCTGCTGACGGCTGATCCGGGCAACAACAAGGCGCGCGTACTGCTGGCTCGCATTCGCGTGTTTGACGATCCCGACGAGGCGGAACGGTTGCTGCAAAACCTGGATCTGGCCGAAGCGGCTTACCTGCAACAGATCGAAAGCATTCGCACGCTGATTCGACTGCTTCGCCGGAAGGATCAGGCGGAAACCCTCCCCGAAGGCCCCGGACGGGAACCGTACCGGCAGGCTATCGAGGCGCTGGCCCGCAAGGATTTTGATACCGCGGTGGAGCGGCTGATCGACGTGCTGCGCAAGGATCGCTACTATGACGATGACGGCGCCCGCAAGGCCGGCGTAGCCCTTTTTACCGTGCTGGGCGCGCGTCATCCTGTCACGCAGCGCTGGCGCCGAACGTTCGACATGTGGCTCTACTGA
- a CDS encoding M20 family peptidase has translation MRKLFRLTWISVLVLLLALVLVVFGRAWQAGQQAGVLENVEPLTVTLEAEALAQRLAGALRFPTISYQDPAQIDSGAFRALHAYLKAQFPRVHTHLRQEVISGLSLLYTWPGQDTTLPAVLFMGHQDVVPIATPEAWTHPPFGGVIADGFIWGRGALDDKVSVLGVLEAVEQLLAEGFQPVRTVYLAFGHDEEVGGRYGARRIAEILKARKVSLIAVVDEGGFVVAGVIPGITRPVALVGVAEKGYVSLELRARASGGHSSTPPRQTAIGTLSQAIVTLVENPFPARLEGPTRGLLERLAPYASFGPRIVLANLWLFGPLMKQALARSPAGNASLRTTMAPTIFEAGVKENVLPTHARAVVNFRIFPGETVASVEQRVRALLQGLPVQVNRLEGTGTDPSPVSDFEGEAFRRLAAAIRKARAETPPIVAPYLVPGATDARYFTTLSPNVYRFIGAQITSELLATLHGVDERIPVQEYVLAVRTYYALLRRLSAP, from the coding sequence ATGCGAAAGCTATTTCGTCTGACATGGATCAGTGTCCTGGTGCTGCTGCTTGCGCTGGTGCTCGTGGTATTCGGGCGGGCCTGGCAGGCAGGTCAGCAGGCCGGCGTCCTGGAGAATGTGGAACCGCTGACCGTTACGCTGGAGGCGGAAGCGTTAGCGCAGCGGCTGGCCGGCGCGCTGCGGTTCCCTACAATTTCATACCAGGATCCTGCTCAGATTGACAGTGGAGCCTTTCGGGCACTCCATGCATATCTGAAAGCGCAATTTCCCCGCGTGCATACCCATCTGCGACAAGAGGTCATCAGTGGATTAAGCCTGCTCTACACCTGGCCTGGCCAGGATACAACATTGCCGGCGGTGCTTTTTATGGGCCATCAGGATGTCGTGCCGATTGCTACGCCGGAGGCCTGGACGCACCCACCTTTTGGCGGTGTCATAGCGGATGGGTTTATCTGGGGCCGTGGGGCGCTGGATGATAAAGTTAGCGTGCTGGGCGTGTTGGAAGCGGTTGAGCAACTCCTGGCGGAAGGGTTCCAGCCGGTGCGAACGGTTTACCTGGCGTTCGGGCATGACGAAGAGGTAGGGGGGCGCTATGGGGCGCGAAGGATAGCTGAAATTCTGAAAGCGCGTAAGGTGTCGTTGATTGCGGTGGTGGATGAGGGAGGATTTGTGGTAGCGGGCGTCATTCCGGGAATAACGCGGCCTGTTGCCCTGGTGGGCGTAGCCGAGAAGGGGTATGTCAGCCTGGAGCTGCGGGCGAGGGCATCGGGTGGACACTCTTCCACACCGCCCCGGCAGACGGCCATCGGAACGCTCAGCCAGGCCATTGTCACGCTTGTGGAAAATCCTTTTCCAGCGCGGCTTGAAGGGCCCACCCGGGGGCTGCTGGAGCGGCTGGCACCCTATGCTTCGTTTGGGCCGCGCATCGTGCTAGCCAACCTGTGGCTTTTCGGTCCGCTCATGAAGCAAGCGCTTGCTCGGTCGCCGGCCGGTAATGCAAGCCTGCGCACCACGATGGCACCGACAATTTTTGAGGCAGGGGTTAAAGAAAACGTGCTGCCGACGCACGCCCGGGCGGTGGTAAACTTCCGGATCTTTCCGGGCGAAACAGTAGCAAGCGTAGAGCAACGCGTTCGGGCATTGCTTCAGGGATTGCCCGTGCAGGTGAATCGCCTTGAAGGCACCGGGACCGATCCGTCGCCCGTTTCCGACTTTGAGGGGGAAGCATTCCGCCGCCTGGCAGCCGCCATTCGAAAGGCCCGGGCGGAGACACCACCCATTGTGGCCCCTTATCTGGTGCCGGGAGCCACAGACGCTCGGTACTTTACGACGCTCAGTCCGAACGTGTACCGCTTTATCGGAGCCCAGATCACGTCCGAACTATTGGCCACGCTGCATGGCGTAGACGAACGCATTCCGGTGCAAGAGTACGTCCTGGCGGTACGCACCTATTATGCGCTGCTGCGCAGGCTGAGCGCTCCCTGA
- a CDS encoding LA_2272 family surface repeat-containing protein codes for MVLHRRLVLLSLCSALMLVVPAELQAQVLDLTVRRVGIRIGDAPRVIGLRLNFRDRRLEHVDGLNATIWEPYRPVQGVVHGVALGLPLTGARRVLGIGIGLFGVSVEERFTGVALAGMGLGAGETLSGIGVAGIGMGAGKEMRGVFVGGVGVGAGGDAKGLLIGGMGVGAGGSLQGIMVGGLGVGARGGLRGIAVGGLGVGIDKNATGVLIGGLGVGVGGTVTGLLIGGLGGAARGSVRGIAVGGFGVGAGKNVAGLLIGGLGVGAGKRATGVLIGGLGVGAGEALGGVVVGGVGAKAPMVRGILLTGLWAEALEMTGLTVAGAYFQIAPDGHFRGIAISAFNHIRGTQRGLTIGLINYAHRLHGLQLGLLNYAGNQPPALRWLPLLNFHR; via the coding sequence ATGGTACTACACAGACGCCTGGTTTTGCTGTCGCTCTGCTCCGCGCTGATGCTGGTAGTCCCTGCTGAATTGCAGGCGCAGGTGCTGGACCTGACCGTGCGTCGGGTGGGGATCCGAATCGGAGATGCTCCGCGTGTGATCGGCCTACGCCTGAACTTTCGGGATCGTCGGCTGGAGCATGTGGACGGTCTGAACGCAACGATCTGGGAACCCTATCGGCCGGTGCAGGGAGTTGTGCACGGGGTGGCGCTTGGACTGCCGCTTACGGGAGCCCGGCGTGTTCTGGGGATAGGTATTGGATTGTTTGGCGTCAGTGTTGAGGAGCGGTTTACCGGAGTGGCCCTGGCAGGCATGGGCCTTGGTGCCGGTGAAACGCTGAGTGGCATCGGGGTGGCCGGTATTGGCATGGGAGCGGGTAAGGAGATGCGCGGCGTGTTTGTCGGCGGAGTCGGGGTCGGAGCCGGTGGGGATGCAAAAGGATTACTGATTGGCGGGATGGGCGTGGGGGCTGGAGGTTCCCTGCAGGGAATTATGGTAGGGGGACTCGGAGTCGGTGCCAGAGGGGGGCTTAGAGGGATTGCGGTAGGCGGTCTGGGGGTTGGGATAGACAAAAACGCTACCGGAGTACTGATCGGTGGATTGGGGGTGGGTGTTGGAGGAACGGTGACCGGTTTGCTGATCGGCGGCCTGGGGGGTGCGGCCAGGGGCTCAGTCAGAGGGATTGCGGTAGGGGGCTTCGGGGTTGGCGCTGGAAAAAATGTAGCAGGATTGCTGATAGGCGGACTCGGGGTAGGAGCCGGGAAAAGGGCCACCGGTGTGCTGATTGGCGGGTTAGGGGTCGGGGCCGGTGAGGCTCTGGGTGGCGTTGTGGTTGGCGGGGTAGGAGCTAAGGCTCCGATGGTGCGCGGCATATTGCTGACTGGACTCTGGGCAGAGGCCCTGGAGATGACTGGACTGACGGTAGCGGGAGCGTATTTTCAGATCGCTCCAGACGGACACTTCCGAGGCATAGCAATCAGTGCGTTTAATCATATTCGTGGGACCCAGCGCGGCCTGACCATCGGACTGATCAACTATGCCCATCGGTTGCATGGTCTGCAGCTCGGTCTGCTGAACTACGCAGGCAACCAGCCCCCTGCTCTTCGCTGGCTGCCGCTGCTGAACTTCCATCGATAA
- the aroC gene encoding chorismate synthase encodes MLRYLTAGESHGEALIGIVEGMPAGVPLTAEVINEQLARRWQGYGRGGRAKIEQDRVHIYSGVRFSKTIGSPIALRLDNAAYHRDRAHWPEVMAIEGTGEGIEKITLPRPGHADLVGAQKYGFDDLRPVIDRASARETAMRVACCTIARQLLRQFGIQIGSHVLRIGRVGYKRPEDWQERAAALMAEGADALARAADQSPVRMLDPELTEQAIAHIQETKKQGDSLGGVYEVIVTGVPPGLGSYVHWDRRLDGQLAQAILSIQGQKAVEIGDGIAAASLPGSQVHDPIIRENGVFRRRSNHAGGLEGGVTTGMPLVVRGYMKPIPTLIKPLETVDIATGEAQPTRYERSDVTSVPAASVVAEATVAFVIANAFLEKFGGDSLEEIRRRYEAEVGALSPMKASGP; translated from the coding sequence ATGTTGCGCTACCTGACCGCTGGCGAGTCGCACGGAGAAGCTCTGATCGGGATTGTCGAAGGCATGCCGGCCGGGGTACCGCTGACGGCCGAGGTGATCAATGAGCAACTGGCCCGGCGGTGGCAGGGCTATGGTCGGGGGGGACGCGCCAAGATCGAGCAGGACCGGGTGCACATTTATTCAGGCGTTCGCTTTTCAAAGACGATCGGCAGCCCGATCGCGCTGCGCCTCGACAATGCGGCTTACCATCGGGATCGCGCGCACTGGCCCGAGGTGATGGCCATTGAAGGGACGGGCGAGGGGATCGAAAAGATCACGCTCCCCCGACCGGGCCATGCTGACCTGGTAGGGGCGCAGAAGTACGGATTCGATGACCTGCGGCCAGTGATCGACCGGGCCAGCGCGCGCGAGACGGCCATGCGGGTGGCCTGCTGTACCATCGCCCGGCAGCTTTTGCGTCAGTTCGGTATTCAGATCGGTAGCCATGTGCTGCGGATCGGTCGGGTCGGCTACAAGCGGCCCGAAGACTGGCAAGAGCGGGCAGCGGCATTGATGGCCGAAGGCGCCGACGCGCTGGCCCGGGCAGCCGATCAGAGCCCGGTGCGGATGCTCGACCCGGAGCTGACCGAGCAAGCCATCGCGCATATTCAGGAAACCAAAAAACAGGGCGATTCGCTGGGGGGTGTCTATGAAGTCATTGTGACGGGGGTGCCGCCCGGACTGGGTTCCTATGTGCACTGGGATCGGCGACTGGACGGCCAGCTGGCGCAGGCTATTCTATCGATTCAGGGACAGAAGGCCGTCGAGATCGGCGACGGGATTGCGGCTGCCTCGCTGCCGGGCTCGCAGGTGCACGATCCGATCATCAGAGAAAACGGTGTCTTCCGGCGCCGTTCGAACCATGCCGGCGGTCTGGAAGGCGGCGTCACGACCGGCATGCCCCTTGTCGTGCGCGGCTATATGAAGCCGATTCCCACGCTGATCAAACCGCTGGAGACCGTCGACATCGCCACCGGCGAGGCGCAACCTACGCGTTACGAACGCAGCGACGTGACCAGCGTGCCGGCTGCCTCTGTTGTGGCCGAGGCCACAGTGGCCTTTGTCATTGCCAACGCCTTTCTGGAAAAGTTCGGGGGCGACAGCCTGGAAGAAATCCGCCGTCGTTATGAGGCAGAGGTGGGCGCTCTGTCCCCCATGAAGGCAAGCGGACCATAA
- a CDS encoding Do family serine endopeptidase gives MAEKGRSRVLLLAGGIGLLLIGLLAGILLMEWRFQKAQLATPPVRIVERVQLGGGETVGTVTLSAEDGQKLALDPVVLNQVFREVARRVTPAVVYIEVTVGRSGSFSGDFFHRFDPDQERFFREFMPRQSVGSGVIISPDGYIVTNYHVVEDAREMRVTLADKRQFEARLIGFDRSTDLAVIKIDPPEGETLPVIAFGNSDELTVGEWVLAVGNPFRLTSTVTAGIVSALGRQVNIIDDFFRVEDFIQTDAAINPGNSGGALVNLRGELVGINTAIATESGAYEGYGFAVPVNLVARVVEDLIAYGEVQRGYLGVSIQEVNAQQARELGLPGVQGVLIAEVRRGGAADQAGVREGDVVLAVNGRAVNAPNELQSVVARYRPGDRLELEIWRQGQRLHLQVELMGRDAPAYQEWFSELTEEAPPRMPELTPETPPDGVFKLENWGVGLRELTASERTAFDVDHGVYVAYVARGSVADRAGLPRDVVIVQIEGIDVTALEDALLLLEELAGAETVLFRVKKRDGTVAFYEVPVPVLSEQ, from the coding sequence ATGGCGGAAAAGGGGCGTTCGCGGGTACTCCTCCTGGCTGGCGGCATCGGGCTGCTGCTGATTGGATTACTCGCCGGGATTCTGCTGATGGAATGGCGCTTTCAGAAGGCGCAACTGGCAACCCCGCCGGTCCGCATTGTAGAGCGGGTTCAGCTCGGAGGCGGTGAGACGGTAGGGACGGTTACGCTTTCGGCAGAGGATGGCCAGAAGCTGGCACTGGACCCGGTCGTGTTGAATCAGGTCTTTCGCGAAGTGGCCCGGCGAGTGACGCCTGCGGTGGTATACATTGAGGTAACGGTAGGGCGCTCAGGGTCTTTCTCGGGTGATTTCTTTCACCGGTTTGATCCCGACCAGGAACGCTTCTTCCGAGAGTTCATGCCCCGCCAGAGCGTGGGCAGTGGGGTGATTATCAGCCCGGACGGCTACATTGTAACCAACTATCATGTCGTAGAGGATGCCCGCGAGATGCGGGTTACATTGGCTGACAAACGACAGTTCGAAGCGCGGCTGATTGGGTTTGACCGCTCAACAGATCTGGCCGTCATTAAAATCGATCCGCCAGAAGGTGAAACGTTGCCCGTCATTGCGTTTGGGAACTCGGACGAGCTCACTGTGGGTGAATGGGTGCTGGCGGTCGGGAATCCATTCCGGCTGACATCGACCGTGACGGCCGGTATCGTCAGTGCGCTGGGGCGGCAGGTGAACATCATTGACGACTTTTTCCGAGTGGAGGATTTTATTCAGACAGACGCTGCGATTAATCCCGGCAATTCAGGGGGAGCCCTGGTGAATCTGCGGGGTGAGCTAGTAGGGATCAATACAGCCATCGCAACTGAGAGTGGAGCCTATGAAGGCTATGGTTTTGCAGTTCCGGTGAATCTGGTGGCCCGGGTGGTGGAGGACCTGATCGCTTATGGCGAAGTGCAGCGGGGGTATCTGGGCGTGTCGATTCAAGAGGTTAATGCACAGCAGGCCCGCGAGCTGGGGCTGCCAGGTGTGCAGGGCGTACTGATCGCCGAGGTGCGGAGAGGCGGTGCGGCTGACCAGGCCGGGGTGCGGGAAGGGGATGTGGTGCTGGCGGTGAACGGTCGCGCCGTAAACGCTCCGAACGAATTGCAGAGCGTGGTGGCCCGCTACCGGCCGGGTGATCGATTAGAACTGGAGATCTGGCGCCAAGGGCAACGGTTGCACCTGCAGGTGGAACTGATGGGGCGGGATGCGCCGGCTTACCAGGAATGGTTCAGCGAGCTGACCGAAGAGGCGCCGCCTCGCATGCCGGAGCTGACTCCAGAGACGCCGCCAGACGGGGTGTTCAAGTTAGAGAACTGGGGAGTAGGGCTGCGGGAATTGACGGCCTCAGAACGTACCGCCTTCGATGTAGACCATGGTGTTTACGTGGCCTATGTAGCGCGCGGTAGCGTGGCCGACAGGGCCGGATTACCGCGGGATGTGGTCATTGTGCAGATCGAGGGGATCGACGTGACGGCGCTTGAGGATGCGCTTCTGTTGCTAGAGGAGTTAGCCGGCGCGGAAACAGTGCTCTTTCGCGTGAAAAAGCGGGATGGTACGGTGGCCTTCTACGAGGTGCCTGTTCCGGTACTATCGGAGCAATAA
- a CDS encoding lysophospholipid acyltransferase family protein codes for MLRPSWWRVLKRLPRLLGTTLWYTAWTAWKVRRLPSVQRPMYRAQRLQEGCRILCRLMGIVVDAPDCPPLPAGQPGLLVANHFSALDPIVLATCWPVAFVGKAELARWPLIGWLCRTYGVLFVERERRTRSVAIIQQMRTWLAAGVPVMVFPEGTTGTGETVRPFKTGAFEAVAGLEEGWVLPVSLCLQRVNGRLATPEVRRWYAWTEGLSFLRHLLRWLGTKHLHLKVQVGTPIPTTGQHRKQLAQQAFEQVRALYHKMLTERMAMADDDRIFSTNVHETKRAGHGL; via the coding sequence ATGTTGAGGCCGTCCTGGTGGCGCGTGTTAAAGCGGTTGCCACGGTTGTTGGGCACTACATTGTGGTACACGGCCTGGACTGCGTGGAAGGTGCGCCGGCTACCATCGGTGCAGCGTCCTATGTATCGGGCGCAGCGGCTTCAAGAAGGCTGCCGGATCCTGTGCCGGCTTATGGGAATTGTCGTGGACGCGCCAGACTGCCCTCCACTGCCTGCCGGACAGCCGGGACTGCTGGTGGCCAATCATTTCAGCGCCCTGGATCCGATTGTGCTGGCTACGTGCTGGCCGGTGGCTTTTGTAGGGAAAGCGGAGCTGGCTCGCTGGCCGTTGATTGGCTGGCTGTGCCGAACCTACGGCGTGTTGTTTGTTGAGCGGGAGCGACGAACCCGTTCGGTTGCCATTATTCAGCAAATGCGCACGTGGCTTGCTGCGGGCGTGCCTGTAATGGTCTTTCCAGAAGGGACAACGGGGACGGGCGAGACCGTCCGACCGTTCAAGACGGGGGCTTTTGAGGCGGTGGCGGGTTTGGAAGAAGGTTGGGTACTGCCCGTCAGTCTTTGCTTGCAGCGCGTGAATGGCCGCTTAGCTACGCCTGAAGTGCGGCGCTGGTATGCCTGGACAGAAGGCCTGTCGTTTTTGCGGCACCTGCTGCGCTGGCTGGGAACAAAGCACCTGCACCTGAAGGTGCAGGTGGGCACGCCTATCCCAACTACCGGGCAGCATCGGAAGCAATTGGCACAGCAGGCTTTTGAGCAGGTGCGTGCCCTGTATCATAAAATGTTGACCGAGAGGATGGCAATGGCCGATGATGATCGTATCTTTTCTACTAACGTCCATGAAACAAAGCGGGCCGGGCACGGTCTCTGA